One genomic region from Sulfurimonas sp. encodes:
- a CDS encoding metal ABC transporter substrate-binding protein, which yields MKDFRNVIFILVIATFLLQMYVSKKDKELQQQNEKQSVAISTFSIYDIAKHISQDTFEITMILPFGVDAHSFEPTPKLMAKILQSDLVIYSGAGLEPWTHSFEFKSRVVDMSKYVKLNSLDADEHSHHAHHAHHEDEASDPHYWLDIQNMIIATKLVCTEFIKLSPKDKELFETNRDNYIKMLESLDAKYKTTLENCKKDTIIVNHNAFSYLSKNYGFGIEALSGLSPDAQPSAKSMVRLIQHIKEHNISTVFFESFVSDKAIKSIANEAKVSVDVLQPLGNITRDEADKKLSYKTIMLENLEKISKALECE from the coding sequence GAAAGACTTTAGAAATGTTATTTTTATTTTAGTTATCGCTACTTTTCTCTTACAGATGTATGTTTCAAAAAAAGATAAAGAACTCCAACAGCAAAATGAAAAACAAAGCGTTGCTATTTCTACTTTTAGCATCTATGATATTGCCAAACATATTTCACAAGATACTTTTGAAATAACAATGATTCTACCTTTTGGCGTAGATGCTCATAGTTTTGAACCAACGCCAAAGTTAATGGCTAAAATTTTACAAAGCGATTTAGTTATTTACAGTGGAGCGGGACTTGAACCTTGGACACACTCTTTTGAGTTTAAGTCGAGAGTTGTTGATATGAGTAAATATGTGAAGCTTAATAGTCTAGATGCTGATGAACACTCTCATCATGCTCATCATGCTCACCATGAAGATGAAGCATCTGACCCACATTATTGGTTGGATATACAAAATATGATAATAGCTACAAAACTTGTTTGTACAGAGTTTATAAAATTATCTCCAAAAGATAAAGAGCTGTTTGAGACAAATCGAGATAATTATATAAAAATGTTAGAAAGTCTAGATGCTAAGTATAAAACAACACTTGAAAATTGTAAAAAAGACACAATCATAGTAAATCATAATGCATTTTCATATTTAAGTAAAAACTATGGTTTTGGTATTGAAGCACTAAGTGGTCTTTCTCCAGATGCTCAGCCAAGTGCTAAGAGTATGGTTAGACTTATCCAGCACATAAAAGAGCATAACATTTCAACTGTATTTTTTGAGAGTTTTGTAAGTGATAAGGCTATAAAAAGCATAGCGAACGAGGCAAAAGTTAGCGTTGATGTTCTTCAACCTTTAGGAAATATCACGCGTGATGAAGCTGATAAAAAACTCTCTTATAAAACCATAATGCTAGAAAATTTAGAAAAAATCTCAAAAGCTTTGGAATGTGAATGA